In one window of Drosophila innubila isolate TH190305 chromosome 2L unlocalized genomic scaffold, UK_Dinn_1.0 4_B_2L, whole genome shotgun sequence DNA:
- the LOC117794465 gene encoding CD109 antigen isoform X10 produces the protein MSRNLTICFCILQLGLFINATGLYTVIGPGTIRSNYKYNVAVSVHKGEVKSIIKVGITGPSYNETKQVDVEPKSTVNVEFDVPKLSSGDYNLTAAGIEGVIFENSTKLNYADNKPSIFIQTDKATYKPSDLVQYRVLILDANTRPAVIDKPITIVISDGAQNRIKQLLDVKLTKGVFAGELQLSEQPMLGMWNIAVSIADDGSETKSFEVAKYVLPKFQVVVESAKDIAKQDGVLKATIRAKYTYGKPVKGKATVSISPNYSYYSPSGNSLEQTKTVDVDGKGHVEFTLSDMELQSAYNPPLKVFAEVTEELTGNKQNASTTVNLHSQRYRLEAIDNSISYHPGKSFVYQVVVKNLDGSPVRDATKKAKLTLEPSHRYFHFDRTIQSDPDNESHVFEALLDEHGIATFNITLPVSTDRFFSVKGSYADATSQLGSLNKFQPAIESNDPLKIEVNTKMPKLGNSISIDVKSNEPIPYFIYTIVARGNIVKSEYVEVPENRKSHTIKFNPTFEMVPQASIYVYYVVNNELRFQERTLNFEKDFENSIEISAPLEAKPSQDVNIQVKTDPDSYVGLLGVDQSVLLLKSGNDLSRDDVFNSLNKYKTSTPWQQGYGRYPGDSSGLVTLTNADYPYNFDPLIQLEFQLDSFGILNRDIIESVPDLQIRKEFPESWIFDHVDKYDADSGEFTLTRKIPDTITSWVVTGFSLSPNKGLALTENPSKIRVFQPFFVSTNLPYSVKRGEVIAVPVIIFNYLDKTLEAEVTMDNADKEFEFTEATNEVEEKSIDEIQRVKRITVPSNNGKSVSFMIRPKKVGSLTLKITATSPLAGDTIHQKLKVEPEGVTKFENRAVFINLQNQIEFSQELKVDIPAEAVPDSGFIEFSVVGDLLGPTIKNLDNLVRMPYGCGEQNMVNFVPNILVVKYLEVTNRKMPSVVSRAKKFLEVGYQRELTYKHDDGSYSAFGKSDPSGSTWLTAYVVRSFHQAAKYTNVDPKIIMEGLDFLASKQKENGEFPEVGKLFDNANHNALGLTSFVLIAFFENEEVISKYKENIDKALQYVAEEVDKTDDQYSMSIAAVALQLAKHPQAKKVLAKLQSLAKQEDGRTWWSKANSPSSESDRSVYWHPRSNDVEITSYVLMALLEEESAEASLPIIKWLIAQRNSNGGFSSTQDTVIGLQALTKFAFKTGSGTGNIDIDFTSSDGAGNDNKDTIQVKPDNSLVLQSHVLPKTTQKIDFTAKGQGSAMVQLSYRYNLAEKDKKPSFKVTPTVKDTPLQQLTLEICAEYVPLESNDPTKDSNMAVMEIALPSGFVGDLDSFGKIESIDRVKRIETKNSDSTVIVYFDSLTPGDVKCLPVEGIRAHSVAKQKPAAVSLYDYYETDRRATEYYQVKSSLCDICEGSDCGEGCKQDK, from the exons ATGTCGcgtaatttaacaatttgcttttgtattcTTCAATTGGGGCTGTTCATAAATGCCACTGG TTTGTATACGGTAATCGGACCTGGCACTATACGCTCCAACTATAAGTATAATGTGGCAGTTTCTGTGCATAAAGGCGAAGTAAAGAGCATCATTAAAGTGGGCATTACTGGACCATCCTACAATGAGACAAAACAAGTGGATGTTGAGCCCAAATCGACGGTGAATGTTGAATTCGATGTGCCGAAATTATCAAGTGGCGATTACAATCTGACAGCGGCCGGTATTGAGGGCGTTATCTTTGAGAATTCAACGAAATTAAACTATGCCGATAACAAGCCATCGATTTTCATACAAACCGATAAGGCGACCTACAAGCCATCGGATCTTGTTCAATACCGAGTGCTTATTCTGGATGCAAATACACGACCGGCTGTTATCGATAAGCCAATAACGATTGTTATCAGTGATGGGGCCCAGAATCGTATTAAGCAATTGCTGGACGTTAAACTAACCAAGGGCGTCTTCGCCGGAGAACTTCAGTTATCGGAACAACCAATGCTGGGAATGTGGAATATCGCTGTCAGTATTGCCGATGATGGATCCGAGACAAAATCCTTTGAGGTAGCCAAATACGTGCTGCCCAAATTTCAAGTGGTCGTAGAATCCGCCAAAGATATTGCCAAACAGGATGGTGTCCTTAAGGCCACAATTCGGGCCAAGTACACATATGGAAAACCGGTGAAGGGCAAGGCAACTGTTTCCATTTCACCCAACTATAGTTACTACTCTCCAAGTGGCAATTCTCTTGAGCAGACGAAAACAGTCGATGTCGATGGCAAGGGACATGTTGAATTCACACTTTCCGATATGGAATTGCAGTCCGCATATAACCCACCTCTCAAAGTCTTTGCTGAAGTGACTGAAGAACTGACGGGCAATAAACAGAACGCATCCACTACTGTCAATCTGCACTCCCAACGCTACAGACTGGAAGCTATCGATAATAGCATCAGTTATCATCCGGGAAAATCGTTTGTCTATCAGGTTGTAGTAAAGAACTTGGATGGCTCACCTGTGCGAGATGCAACCAAGAAGGCAAAACTAACATTGGAGCCATCTCACAGATACTTTCACTTTGATAGAACTATTCAATCCGATCCAGACAACGAGTCACATGTGTTTGAAGCGCTCTTGGATGAGCATGGTATTGCCACATTCAATATTACTCTACCCGTTAGTACGGATCGGTTCTTCAGTGTTAAGGGATCCTACGCGGATGCCACCTCTCAACTGGGTTCCTTAAACAAATTCCAACCAGCTATCGAGTCAAATGACCCTTTGAAGATCGAAGTGAACACCAAAAT GCCCAAATTGGGAAATAGTATTTCCATTGATGTGAAATCAAACGAACCAATTCCTTACTTCATCTACACGATCGTCGCGCGTGGAAATATTGTGAAATCCGAGTATGTTGAAGTTCCCGAGAATCGCAAGAGCCATACCATTAAGTTTAACCCGACCTTTGAGATGGTGCCACAGGCCTCGATTTATGTGTACTATGTCGTCAACAACGAATTACGTTTCCAGGAGCGGAcgcttaattttgaaaaagatTTCGAAAACTCA ATTGAAATCTCTGCTCCTTTGGAGGCAAAACCAAGTCAAGACGTTAACATCCAGGTGAAAACCGATCCCGATTCGTATGTGGGTTTGCTTGGCGTCGATCAGAGTGTTCTATTGCTAAAGTCTGGCAACGATTTATCCCGCGATGATGTCTTTAACAGTCTTAACAAGTACAAGACATCCACACCCTGGCAGCAGGGATATGGTCGCTATCCAGGAGATTCTTCCGGCTTGGTGACACTCACAAACGCCGATTATCCTTATAATTTCG ATCCGTTAATTCAACTCGAATTTCAACTAGATAGTTTTGGAATTCTTAACAGAGATATTATCGAATCTGTCCCAGATTTGCAAATTCGTAAAGAGTTTCCCGAAAGCTGGATATTTGATCATGTCgataaatacga TGCTGACTCCGGAGAATTTACTTTGACGAGAAAGATACCCGATACCATAACTTCATGGGTTGTGACTGGATTCTCTTTGAGTCCCAATAAGGGCTTGGCCCTAACAGAAAATCCAAGCAAGATTCGGGTATTTCAGCCCTTCTTCGTTTCCACCAATCTGCCTTATTCGGTGAAGCGAG gtGAGGTCATTGCCGTGCCCGTTATTATCTTCAACTACTTGGACAAGACGCTGGAGGCTGAAGTAACCATGGATAACGCAGACAAGGAGTTTGAATTCACCGAAGCCACCAATGAAGTTGAGGAAAAGTCCATAGATGAAATACAGCGAGTTAAAAGGATTACCGTTCCATCGAATAATGGAAAGAGTGTCTCCTTTATGATACGCCCCAAGAAGGTGGGGTCCTTAACTTTGAAGATTACAGCCACATCGCCGTTGGCGGGAGATACGATTCATCAAAAGTTGAAGGTCGAACCCGAGGGTGTTACGAAATTCGAGAACAgagctgttttcatcaatctTCAGAATCAGATCGAATTCAGTCAAGAACTGAAGGTGGATATTCCGGCCGAAGCGGTGCCCGATTCTGGTTTTATCGAGTTCTCTGTGGTTGGTGATCTTCTGGGACCCACAATCAAGAATCTGGACAATCTGGTGCGCATGCCCTACGGTTGTGGTGAACAGAACATGGTCAATTTTGTGCCAAATATTTTGGTGGTCAAATATTTGGAGGTGACTAACCGCAAGATGCCCAGTGTGGTGTCGAGAGCCAAGAAGTTCCTCGAAGTTGGTTATCAGCGTGAATTGACCTATAAACATGACGATGGCTCCTACAGTGCCTTTGGTAAATCGGATCCCTCCGGCAGCACTTGGTTGACTGCCTACGTTGTAAGGTCCTTCCATCAAGCTGCAAAATACACAAATGTCGATCCTAAGATAATAATGGAGGGCCTCGATTTCCTGGCCTCCAAGCAGAAGGAAAATGGCGAATTTCCCGAGGTGGGAAAACTCTTTGATAATGCCAATCACAATGCTCTTGGTCTTACATCCTTTGTGCTGATTGCGTTCTTTGAAAATGAG gAAGTAATATCGAAATACAAGGAAAACATCGACAAGGCTCTACAATATGTGGCCGAGGAGGTGGATAAAACAGACGATCAATATTCCATGTCgattgcagctgttgctctGCAGTTGGCCAAGCATCCACAGGCCAAGAAGGTGTTGGCCAAACTGCAGAGTCTTGCCAAGCAGGAAGATGGTCGCACCTGGTGGTCCAAGGCAAATTCGCCGTCCAGTGAATCGGATCGTTCAGTCTACTGGCATCCACGTAGTAATGATGTTGAGATTACATCTTATGTGCTGATGGCACTCCTGGAGGAGGAATCTGCCGAGGCATCGCTGCCGATCATCAAGTGGTTGATTGCCCAGCGTAATAGCAACGGTGGCTTCTCCTCCACACAGGATACGGTCATCGGTCTGCAAGCCTTGACCAAGTTCGCCTTTAAGACGGGTTCTGGCACTGGAAACATCGACATTGACTTTACATCCTCCGATGGCGCTGGCAATGACAACAAGGACACCATTCAAGTGAAACCTGACAACTCATTGGTCCTGCAGAGTCACGTACTGCCAAAGACAACACAAAAGATCGATTTTACCGCCAAGGGTCAAGGATCGGCAATGGTTCAACTGTCGTATCGCTACAATCTGGCTGAGAAGGACAAGAAGCCCAGCTTCAAGGTAACGCCCACTGTGAAGGACACTCCCCTGCAGCAGCTGACTCTTGAGATCTGTGCCGAATACGTGCCCCTAGAATCGAACGATCCAACCAAGGACTCCAACATGGCTGTCATGGAAATCGCTCTTCCCTCCGGGTTCGTTGGAGATTTAGATAGCTT
- the LOC117794465 gene encoding CD109 antigen isoform X5 — translation MSRNLTICFCILQLGLFINATGLYTVIGPGTIRSNYKYNVAVSVHKGEVKSIIKVGITGPSYNETKQVDVEPKSTVNVEFDVPKLSSGDYNLTAAGIEGVIFENSTKLNYADNKPSIFIQTDKATYKPSDLVQYRVLILDANTRPAVIDKPITIVISDGAQNRIKQLLDVKLTKGVFAGELQLSEQPMLGMWNIAVSIADDGSETKSFEVAKYVLPKFQVVVESAKDIAKQDGVLKATIRAKYTYGKPVKGKATVSISPNYSYYSPSGNSLEQTKTVDVDGKGHVEFTLSDMELQSAYNPPLKVFAEVTEELTGNKQNASTTVNLHSQRYRLEAIDNSISYHPGKSFVYQVVVKNLDGSPVRDATKKAKLTLEPSHRYFHFDRTIQSDPDNESHVFEALLDEHGIATFNITLPVSTDRFFSVKGSYADATSQLGSLNKFQPAIESNDPLKIEVNTKMPKLGNSISIDVKSNEPIPYFIYTIVARGNIVKSEYVEVPENRKSHTIKFNPTFEMVPQASIYVYYVVNNELRFQERTLNFEKDFENSIEISAPLEAKPSQDVNIQVKTDPDSYVGLLGVDQSVLLLKSGNDLSRDDVFNSLNKYKTSTPWQQGYGRYPGDSSGLVTLTNADYPYNFATRSSDDEVDGFPISQEDEFEEDAIAFDSDSELHVNSDATEKVKLIRENFAEIWIWQSSKMSADSGEFTLTRKIPDTITSWVVTGFSLSPNKGLALTENPSKIRVFQPFFVSTNLPYSVKRGEVIAVPVIIFNYLDKTLEAEVTMDNADKEFEFTEATNEVEEKSIDEIQRVKRITVPSNNGKSVSFMIRPKKVGSLTLKITATSPLAGDTIHQKLKVEPEGVTKFENRAVFINLQNQIEFSQELKVDIPAEAVPDSGFIEFSVVGDLLGPTIKNLDNLVRMPYGCGEQNMVNFVPNILVVKYLEVTNRKMPSVVSRAKKFLEVGYQRELTYKHDDGSYSAFGKSDPSGSTWLTAYVVRSFHQAAKYTNVDPKIIMEGLDFLASKQKENGEFPEVGKLFDNANHNALGLTSFVLIAFFENEEVISKYKENIDKALQYVAEEVDKTDDQYSMSIAAVALQLAKHPQAKKVLAKLQSLAKQEDGRTWWSKANSPSSESDRSVYWHPRSNDVEITSYVLMALLEEESAEASLPIIKWLIAQRNSNGGFSSTQDTVIGLQALTKFAFKTGSGTGNIDIDFTSSDGAGNDNKDTIQVKPDNSLVLQSHVLPKTTQKIDFTAKGQGSAMVQLSYRYNLAEKDKKPSFKVTPTVKDTPLQQLTLEICAEYVPLESNDPTKDSNMAVMEIALPSGFVGDLDSFGKIESIDRVKRIETKNSDSTVIVYFDSLTPGDVKCLPVEGIRAHSVAKQKPAAVSLYDYYETDRRATEYYQVKSSLCDICEGSDCGEGCKQDK, via the exons ATGTCGcgtaatttaacaatttgcttttgtattcTTCAATTGGGGCTGTTCATAAATGCCACTGG TTTGTATACGGTAATCGGACCTGGCACTATACGCTCCAACTATAAGTATAATGTGGCAGTTTCTGTGCATAAAGGCGAAGTAAAGAGCATCATTAAAGTGGGCATTACTGGACCATCCTACAATGAGACAAAACAAGTGGATGTTGAGCCCAAATCGACGGTGAATGTTGAATTCGATGTGCCGAAATTATCAAGTGGCGATTACAATCTGACAGCGGCCGGTATTGAGGGCGTTATCTTTGAGAATTCAACGAAATTAAACTATGCCGATAACAAGCCATCGATTTTCATACAAACCGATAAGGCGACCTACAAGCCATCGGATCTTGTTCAATACCGAGTGCTTATTCTGGATGCAAATACACGACCGGCTGTTATCGATAAGCCAATAACGATTGTTATCAGTGATGGGGCCCAGAATCGTATTAAGCAATTGCTGGACGTTAAACTAACCAAGGGCGTCTTCGCCGGAGAACTTCAGTTATCGGAACAACCAATGCTGGGAATGTGGAATATCGCTGTCAGTATTGCCGATGATGGATCCGAGACAAAATCCTTTGAGGTAGCCAAATACGTGCTGCCCAAATTTCAAGTGGTCGTAGAATCCGCCAAAGATATTGCCAAACAGGATGGTGTCCTTAAGGCCACAATTCGGGCCAAGTACACATATGGAAAACCGGTGAAGGGCAAGGCAACTGTTTCCATTTCACCCAACTATAGTTACTACTCTCCAAGTGGCAATTCTCTTGAGCAGACGAAAACAGTCGATGTCGATGGCAAGGGACATGTTGAATTCACACTTTCCGATATGGAATTGCAGTCCGCATATAACCCACCTCTCAAAGTCTTTGCTGAAGTGACTGAAGAACTGACGGGCAATAAACAGAACGCATCCACTACTGTCAATCTGCACTCCCAACGCTACAGACTGGAAGCTATCGATAATAGCATCAGTTATCATCCGGGAAAATCGTTTGTCTATCAGGTTGTAGTAAAGAACTTGGATGGCTCACCTGTGCGAGATGCAACCAAGAAGGCAAAACTAACATTGGAGCCATCTCACAGATACTTTCACTTTGATAGAACTATTCAATCCGATCCAGACAACGAGTCACATGTGTTTGAAGCGCTCTTGGATGAGCATGGTATTGCCACATTCAATATTACTCTACCCGTTAGTACGGATCGGTTCTTCAGTGTTAAGGGATCCTACGCGGATGCCACCTCTCAACTGGGTTCCTTAAACAAATTCCAACCAGCTATCGAGTCAAATGACCCTTTGAAGATCGAAGTGAACACCAAAAT GCCCAAATTGGGAAATAGTATTTCCATTGATGTGAAATCAAACGAACCAATTCCTTACTTCATCTACACGATCGTCGCGCGTGGAAATATTGTGAAATCCGAGTATGTTGAAGTTCCCGAGAATCGCAAGAGCCATACCATTAAGTTTAACCCGACCTTTGAGATGGTGCCACAGGCCTCGATTTATGTGTACTATGTCGTCAACAACGAATTACGTTTCCAGGAGCGGAcgcttaattttgaaaaagatTTCGAAAACTCA ATTGAAATCTCTGCTCCTTTGGAGGCAAAACCAAGTCAAGACGTTAACATCCAGGTGAAAACCGATCCCGATTCGTATGTGGGTTTGCTTGGCGTCGATCAGAGTGTTCTATTGCTAAAGTCTGGCAACGATTTATCCCGCGATGATGTCTTTAACAGTCTTAACAAGTACAAGACATCCACACCCTGGCAGCAGGGATATGGTCGCTATCCAGGAGATTCTTCCGGCTTGGTGACACTCACAAACGCCGATTATCCTTATAATTTCG CAACGCGTTCTTCTGACGATGAGGTCGATGGCTTTCCCATATCCCAAGAAGATGAATTTGAAGAAGATGCTATCGCATTTGATAGTGATAGCGAATTACACGTAAATTCAGATGCGAcagaaaaagttaaattaatacGTGAAAATTTCGCTGAGATCTGGATATGGCAATCTTCCAAAATGAG TGCTGACTCCGGAGAATTTACTTTGACGAGAAAGATACCCGATACCATAACTTCATGGGTTGTGACTGGATTCTCTTTGAGTCCCAATAAGGGCTTGGCCCTAACAGAAAATCCAAGCAAGATTCGGGTATTTCAGCCCTTCTTCGTTTCCACCAATCTGCCTTATTCGGTGAAGCGAG gtGAGGTCATTGCCGTGCCCGTTATTATCTTCAACTACTTGGACAAGACGCTGGAGGCTGAAGTAACCATGGATAACGCAGACAAGGAGTTTGAATTCACCGAAGCCACCAATGAAGTTGAGGAAAAGTCCATAGATGAAATACAGCGAGTTAAAAGGATTACCGTTCCATCGAATAATGGAAAGAGTGTCTCCTTTATGATACGCCCCAAGAAGGTGGGGTCCTTAACTTTGAAGATTACAGCCACATCGCCGTTGGCGGGAGATACGATTCATCAAAAGTTGAAGGTCGAACCCGAGGGTGTTACGAAATTCGAGAACAgagctgttttcatcaatctTCAGAATCAGATCGAATTCAGTCAAGAACTGAAGGTGGATATTCCGGCCGAAGCGGTGCCCGATTCTGGTTTTATCGAGTTCTCTGTGGTTGGTGATCTTCTGGGACCCACAATCAAGAATCTGGACAATCTGGTGCGCATGCCCTACGGTTGTGGTGAACAGAACATGGTCAATTTTGTGCCAAATATTTTGGTGGTCAAATATTTGGAGGTGACTAACCGCAAGATGCCCAGTGTGGTGTCGAGAGCCAAGAAGTTCCTCGAAGTTGGTTATCAGCGTGAATTGACCTATAAACATGACGATGGCTCCTACAGTGCCTTTGGTAAATCGGATCCCTCCGGCAGCACTTGGTTGACTGCCTACGTTGTAAGGTCCTTCCATCAAGCTGCAAAATACACAAATGTCGATCCTAAGATAATAATGGAGGGCCTCGATTTCCTGGCCTCCAAGCAGAAGGAAAATGGCGAATTTCCCGAGGTGGGAAAACTCTTTGATAATGCCAATCACAATGCTCTTGGTCTTACATCCTTTGTGCTGATTGCGTTCTTTGAAAATGAG gAAGTAATATCGAAATACAAGGAAAACATCGACAAGGCTCTACAATATGTGGCCGAGGAGGTGGATAAAACAGACGATCAATATTCCATGTCgattgcagctgttgctctGCAGTTGGCCAAGCATCCACAGGCCAAGAAGGTGTTGGCCAAACTGCAGAGTCTTGCCAAGCAGGAAGATGGTCGCACCTGGTGGTCCAAGGCAAATTCGCCGTCCAGTGAATCGGATCGTTCAGTCTACTGGCATCCACGTAGTAATGATGTTGAGATTACATCTTATGTGCTGATGGCACTCCTGGAGGAGGAATCTGCCGAGGCATCGCTGCCGATCATCAAGTGGTTGATTGCCCAGCGTAATAGCAACGGTGGCTTCTCCTCCACACAGGATACGGTCATCGGTCTGCAAGCCTTGACCAAGTTCGCCTTTAAGACGGGTTCTGGCACTGGAAACATCGACATTGACTTTACATCCTCCGATGGCGCTGGCAATGACAACAAGGACACCATTCAAGTGAAACCTGACAACTCATTGGTCCTGCAGAGTCACGTACTGCCAAAGACAACACAAAAGATCGATTTTACCGCCAAGGGTCAAGGATCGGCAATGGTTCAACTGTCGTATCGCTACAATCTGGCTGAGAAGGACAAGAAGCCCAGCTTCAAGGTAACGCCCACTGTGAAGGACACTCCCCTGCAGCAGCTGACTCTTGAGATCTGTGCCGAATACGTGCCCCTAGAATCGAACGATCCAACCAAGGACTCCAACATGGCTGTCATGGAAATCGCTCTTCCCTCCGGGTTCGTTGGAGATTTAGATAGCTT